TATAGAAAAGCAGCATTCCCTTGTTGGAGAGCGGACAAAGAAGAGGTTCGGGGTTGGGGATGATGTCAGGGTAAAGGTTTGTAAGGTTGACATAGGTAAAAGGCAGATAGACCTTGCGATGGTTAATACCCCCTTTGCTACCTGATAAATTGTCAAAACAAAACAGCCTGTTGAAAAACTAATCATTTGCGAAACAATTTGCAGAACAATCCCTTTTATTGAACTGTTTTCTCCTGATATTCTGATATAGATAGAAAAATATTTTCAATAATCCACTTATTGAAAATAGGATGAGGGGCTTTCCTGCTGCAAGGGCTTCTTTTTGAGGACCTCTCCATGATAGCAGCCTAACAATTTTCTTGATATTCTGTGATGCCGCAGTTAAGGGTATCTGTTCTCTAATAAATTTTGCCCCTCTAAACTTTGCCTTCCTTAATCCCATAAACTCCTTTGCCTGGTGAAATAAATTCCCTTTTTCCTGTCCCCTTTTTCCTGTGTGAACTGTCTATTGAACAGTTCAAGAAAAAGTTCAAAATTCTTTCTGAGATTTTATTGATATCTTTATATTTTTATATTATTATTTATGAGTGATGTATCCACTTGGAGGTGAATATGGAAAAATCTATTACTACATTGAGATTAAAAGATGACCGTCTAAGGCTGCTTAAGGCAATCGCCGGTTACGAAGGGAAAACCTTGACAGATATATTCGGAGAGATGACCGATGAATATATTGACCGTCATAAAGAAACCCTTGAGATGCTGAACATTCCTGGGTTTGCCATGGAATGCAAGGAAGGATTGAAAGAAATAAAAAAGGGTAAAGGTAAAAAATTGCATGAATTGGACAGTTAAAATCTCTCCGGCTGCTGAAAAACACTATAAGAAATTAGATAAAAAAGCAAGGGAGAGGATTAAGGAAAAACTTATTGAACTTTCTAGAGAACAAAATCCCCTTTTGCGTAAAGATGTAAAATACCTTACTGGTGAACTTAAAAATTTTTATCGTTTGAGAGTTGGCAGGTATAGGGTAGTTTTTAGTTTGATATATAATGAGAACACTATAGCAGTTGTTAATATAGCCCCAAGGGGCAGTGTGTATTAACCCTTGAGGATTGGATAAACGGGACGGTTCTCTTTAAATGCGATTGTGTCAACCTATGAGGCAGACATTAAAAACCATTCTGCTCTTGCGGCAAGAGACGGAACGACGGATTGAAAAGATTATTGCAGAGATGCGGGACTAGGGGCTTGGAATAAAACATGAAGGACTGGACACCATTTCTCATATCATGGAATATCACGAAGCGGTGCAATCTGAAGTGCAGGCACTGCTATCTTGATGCTGCTGAACTTTCCAGTCCAAAAGGGGAACTGACTTCAGATGAGGCGCTTGCGCTTGTGGATGATATTGCATCCATCAATCCTAACACAATGCTGATTTTAACGGGAGGCGAGCCGCTTTTAAGGGATGATGTTTTTGATATTGCAAAATACGCATCCAGCAAGGGCTTGATGGTTGTGCTCGGGACAAATGGGAGTTTAATTGATGATGATACTGCCTGCAAAATATCAGAAAGCAATATCAAAGGTATTGGCATAAGCATTGATTCTCTCAAACCTTTATCCCATGACAGGTTCAGGGGTCTTGATGGCGCATGGGGAAAAACAGTTTCAGGCATAGAGGCATTAAAAAGGCGTAATATTGATTTTCAGCTGCAGATAACTGTTACAAAAAATAATTATGATGAAATCCCTGCTGTGATTGAATATGCTTATAAAAAAGGCGCAAGGGCAGTGAATGTATTTTTCCTTGTATGCATAGGCAGGGGGCAGGAGATGACTGATATAACCCCAAAGCAGTATGAGGAGATGCTTGTATATCTTGCAAATGCGCAAAAGGAATATGAAGACAAAATTATGGTCAGGGCAAGGTGCGCCCCGCATTTTTTAAGGGTTGTTCAGCAAATCAATCCTGATTCAGAAATAATGAAAGGCGCTACAAGCGGCTGCCTTGCAGGGACTCATTATTTTAGAATTACTCCAGAGGGAGATGTTACGCCATGTCCGTATCTTCCAACTGTTGCAGGGAATGTCAGGAAACAGAGATTGTCTGACATCTGGGTTCATGCGGATATATTCAAGACCCTTAGAGACCCTGTTTATAAAGGCAATTGCAAGGACTGTGAATTTAATGAAGTCTGCGGCGGATGCAGGGCAAGGGCTTATGCAGAAAAAGGGGATGTAATGGAAGGGGATTCGTGGTGTGAGTATGAAAAAGGCAGGGGCAAGGGGCAAGGGGCAAGGGGCAAGGAAAAAGATGCTGAGATACTATGGACGGATGAGGCGAAAGAGAGGCTTGATAAAGTCCCTGTGTTTTTAAGGACTATGGTTAAAAAGGGTGTAGAGGGCTATGCAAGAAGAAAAGGCTTGAAAGAGATTACACCTGATATTATGATGGAGATGAGGAAGAGGGTCAATGCAGGAAGATAAACCAAAAAAAAAGGTCGGCATAACGGTCTCAAAGATAAAAACATAGTGTTAGGCATTACAGGCGGAATTGCAGCATATAAAGCGCTTGAACTTACAAGGCTTCTTAATAAAAAAGGGGCAAATGTCCATCCTGTAATGACAAAATCAGCAGCAGAATTCATTACGGCTCTTTCTTTTCAGACCCTTTCAAAAAATCCTGTTTATACAGAACTCTTTGATGCAAACCGTGAGGCAAGTATAAGACATATAGAAATTGCAGAAAAGTCAGACCTGATTATTATTGCGCCTGCAACCGCAAATATCATAGGCAAGGCTGCAAATGGCATTGCAGACGACCTTTTAACAACAATCATAATGGCTTCAAAATGCCCTAAACTTTTTGCACCTGCAATGAATGTGAATATGTATGAAAACCCTATAGTGCAGAAAAATATCTCAAGGCTGAAAAGGGTGGGCTATCTATTTATAGGTCCTGAAGAAGGGGAACTTGCCTGCGGCTACGGAGGCAAGGGCAGGCTTGCCTCCCTTGAGGATATAATAGAAGCAGCAGAGGAATGTTTATCTGTCAAGGATATGAAGGGGCAAAAGGTTCTTGTAACAGCAGGTCCGACAAGAGAGGCAATAGACCCTGTCCGGTTTATATCAAATCCATCATCAGGTAAGATGGGCTATGCAATTGCAAGGGCTGCAAAAAAG
The Deltaproteobacteria bacterium genome window above contains:
- the coaBC gene encoding bifunctional phosphopantothenoylcysteine decarboxylase/phosphopantothenate--cysteine ligase CoaBC; protein product: MLGITGGIAAYKALELTRLLNKKGANVHPVMTKSAAEFITALSFQTLSKNPVYTELFDANREASIRHIEIAEKSDLIIIAPATANIIGKAANGIADDLLTTIIMASKCPKLFAPAMNVNMYENPIVQKNISRLKRVGYLFIGPEEGELACGYGGKGRLASLEDIIEAAEECLSVKDMKGQKVLVTAGPTREAIDPVRFISNPSSGKMGYAIARAAKKRGAEVVLVSGPSYLKPPSGVTFVNVTTADEMSDVSMRHYPQSTIVIMAAAVADFRPNVSRSRKVKKEDSGLTIELERTQDILQEMGNKKRGQFLVGFALETDDIINNAKRKLLDKHIDLIVANAPSGFDKDVNQVMIIEKSGGVIELP
- a CDS encoding radical SAM protein; amino-acid sequence: MKDWTPFLISWNITKRCNLKCRHCYLDAAELSSPKGELTSDEALALVDDIASINPNTMLILTGGEPLLRDDVFDIAKYASSKGLMVVLGTNGSLIDDDTACKISESNIKGIGISIDSLKPLSHDRFRGLDGAWGKTVSGIEALKRRNIDFQLQITVTKNNYDEIPAVIEYAYKKGARAVNVFFLVCIGRGQEMTDITPKQYEEMLVYLANAQKEYEDKIMVRARCAPHFLRVVQQINPDSEIMKGATSGCLAGTHYFRITPEGDVTPCPYLPTVAGNVRKQRLSDIWVHADIFKTLRDPVYKGNCKDCEFNEVCGGCRARAYAEKGDVMEGDSWCEYEKGRGKGQGARGKEKDAEILWTDEAKERLDKVPVFLRTMVKKGVEGYARRKGLKEITPDIMMEMRKRVNAGR
- a CDS encoding type II toxin-antitoxin system RelE/ParE family toxin, which codes for MNWTVKISPAAEKHYKKLDKKARERIKEKLIELSREQNPLLRKDVKYLTGELKNFYRLRVGRYRVVFSLIYNENTIAVVNIAPRGSVY